One Candidatus Zixiibacteriota bacterium genomic window carries:
- a CDS encoding acyl-CoA dehydratase activase — protein MGTTRTALGIDIGSVAVKVVLVREGVIERSVYRRFTDGPFETLRDIIQQDFTELTAPGLHVGLTGIGCKTAQSILGGSSFGEIAALAAANFHLLPNVRTVIEMGGEDSKLLILDTTSRAVIDFAMNAQCAAGTGSFLDQQAGRLNISIEEQFGQLALKSKNPARIAGRCSVFAKSDMIHLQQMAAPDYDIVAGLCFAVARNFKGAIARGKRFDPPVAFEGGVAANPGMVRAFTELLGLRDGELIIPEHFNVMSALGAALLALEAGARVQSFDPTRIDAYLKFQKVVESGRDALSYDHPDSKHYDVTLSTAPRDFDGLDLFMGIDIGSLSTNIVLIDRDRRVIARRYLMTEGRPIEAVRRGLAEVGLEVGERVMVRAVGTTGSGRYLIGDYVGADVVRNEITAQATAAVNIDPTVDTIFEIGGQDSKYISLRDRAVVDFEMNKACAAGTGSFLQEQAEKLKINIEQEFGEKALCAKCPVGCGERCTVFMESDLVAHQRSGARKEDLIAGLAYSIASNYLTKVVGDRRIGDNIFFQGGVAWNKGVVAAFEKLTGRKITVPPHHDVTGAIGAAILAIEKEREPGFATSFKGFDISRRPYRLDTFPCEDCSNHCEIRKVEIENEETLYYGARCEKYEVDKRSGRTLPLDFTSLRMRHLQQRYLEQTSSQKPRGVIGLPRVLHYFDYYPFWRAFFEAAGYRTKTSDLSNQRIVEESLELFSAETCFPIKLVYGHVANLLSGDVDVLFLPSLIKVADESQQIGDAPYVCPYVQTIGAALKARFNFADRGVRFLDPTIYFTYNADELTSQLRSLATELGLSDRQLKRAVAAGLKAYRAFQQKLSAESQKILGELKPDEKVLVLISRPYNGYDRRLSLDLPDKIRNLGYKVIPMDFLPLGDTQANLGNMYWRYGRRILLAADYIRKHPNLFAVYISSFGCGPDSFITHFFRKSMHGKPYLQLEIDEHSADAGLITRCEAFIDSLRYYAFEPPISAFSVQTDAFRPFEKTIYIPNMCDHAFPLKAAFERFGLTAEVMEESDGLTLDYGKKFTTGKECFPCVTTTGDMLKKIHSNGFDRSRSVFFMPGANGPCRFGLYSQFHRMVLDDLGYNDIPIYSPNSKDGYAQFGLDGTSFRTLAWKGMVFVDCLLKALHLVRPYEEPAGQAEQHYFEFLSRLQRVMVRDESLEELGEFAARAFAAVPTRMERRPVVGLVGEIYLRNNRFSNNHLVDKLERLGLEVRLAPFAEWPLYTSTTYLHESLRSRHWRGLVQSLLQLGVQMRHEHRIMKAFRKHLPIPVDDSVATVMRRASRYLSLDYKGEAVLSIGKAIEMVESGACGVVNAMPFNCMPGTVVSSLSRNVAQDLGNVPWLNISYEGLQDSAEDTRLEAFADQVRSFAMIAGRSPRPTGRAARRGKESVVSSEG, from the coding sequence ATGGGGACTACACGGACAGCACTGGGAATCGATATCGGCTCGGTCGCCGTCAAAGTTGTGTTGGTTCGTGAAGGTGTAATAGAGCGGAGCGTCTATCGACGGTTCACCGACGGGCCGTTTGAGACCCTGCGAGACATCATACAACAGGATTTCACCGAATTGACCGCACCGGGCCTTCATGTCGGGCTTACCGGCATAGGGTGCAAAACGGCTCAGTCCATACTTGGCGGGTCCAGTTTCGGCGAGATCGCAGCCTTGGCGGCCGCCAATTTCCATCTCCTGCCGAACGTGAGGACGGTCATCGAGATGGGAGGTGAGGACTCGAAGCTACTCATTCTGGATACTACCAGCCGAGCAGTGATAGACTTCGCCATGAATGCTCAGTGCGCTGCCGGGACCGGCTCCTTTCTGGACCAGCAGGCGGGACGCTTGAATATTTCCATCGAGGAGCAATTTGGTCAACTCGCGCTCAAGTCAAAGAACCCGGCGCGTATCGCCGGGCGCTGTTCGGTGTTTGCCAAGTCGGATATGATTCATCTTCAACAAATGGCAGCGCCCGATTATGACATCGTGGCCGGGCTCTGTTTTGCCGTCGCACGGAATTTCAAAGGTGCCATTGCCCGGGGAAAACGGTTCGATCCGCCAGTGGCGTTTGAAGGGGGAGTGGCGGCGAACCCCGGCATGGTGCGGGCCTTTACCGAGTTGCTCGGTCTCCGTGACGGCGAGTTGATCATCCCGGAACATTTCAATGTCATGAGTGCGTTGGGGGCGGCACTTCTTGCGCTTGAAGCGGGCGCCCGAGTTCAGTCATTCGATCCGACCCGAATCGATGCTTACCTGAAGTTTCAGAAGGTCGTGGAATCGGGCCGAGACGCACTGTCGTACGACCACCCCGATTCCAAACATTACGATGTCACGCTGTCCACCGCTCCCCGCGATTTCGATGGGTTGGACCTGTTCATGGGAATTGACATAGGGTCTCTTTCGACGAACATCGTCCTGATTGACCGTGATCGGCGAGTAATCGCCAGGCGCTATCTCATGACGGAAGGGAGACCAATTGAGGCGGTCCGCCGCGGTCTTGCCGAGGTGGGTCTCGAGGTAGGGGAGCGAGTGATGGTGAGGGCAGTTGGTACCACCGGATCCGGGCGGTATCTGATCGGCGACTACGTGGGAGCAGATGTGGTCCGCAACGAAATCACCGCACAGGCGACGGCCGCGGTCAACATCGATCCAACGGTGGACACCATATTCGAAATCGGCGGCCAGGACTCCAAGTACATCTCACTCCGTGACCGCGCGGTGGTCGATTTCGAGATGAACAAGGCGTGCGCCGCCGGCACCGGATCGTTTCTGCAGGAGCAAGCCGAGAAGCTGAAGATCAATATCGAGCAGGAATTTGGAGAGAAAGCGTTGTGTGCCAAATGTCCCGTCGGCTGCGGCGAACGCTGCACGGTCTTCATGGAATCTGACCTGGTGGCGCATCAGCGATCGGGGGCGCGCAAGGAGGACCTGATCGCCGGACTGGCGTATTCCATAGCCAGCAATTATCTCACCAAGGTGGTGGGAGACCGCCGGATAGGCGACAATATATTCTTCCAGGGCGGGGTGGCCTGGAACAAAGGAGTGGTAGCTGCCTTTGAGAAATTGACCGGACGGAAAATCACCGTCCCACCGCATCACGATGTCACGGGTGCCATTGGCGCTGCGATCCTGGCTATCGAAAAGGAACGGGAGCCCGGCTTTGCAACATCGTTCAAAGGTTTCGATATTTCCAGGCGCCCATACCGGCTCGATACCTTCCCGTGTGAGGACTGTTCCAACCATTGTGAGATACGCAAAGTCGAGATTGAAAACGAGGAGACCCTATACTACGGTGCCCGATGCGAGAAGTACGAAGTTGACAAGCGTTCCGGAAGAACCCTGCCGCTGGATTTCACCAGTCTGCGCATGCGGCATCTTCAGCAGCGATATCTGGAACAGACATCGTCCCAAAAGCCCCGAGGGGTCATCGGCTTGCCCAGGGTCCTGCATTACTTCGATTATTATCCGTTCTGGCGTGCATTCTTCGAGGCAGCCGGTTATCGAACTAAAACTTCGGACCTATCTAATCAACGGATCGTAGAGGAATCACTCGAGCTGTTTTCGGCCGAAACCTGTTTTCCGATCAAGCTCGTGTATGGCCATGTCGCGAATCTGCTGTCAGGTGATGTCGATGTTCTCTTCCTGCCGTCACTCATCAAGGTCGCCGATGAATCCCAGCAGATCGGTGACGCTCCGTACGTATGTCCCTACGTTCAGACTATCGGCGCGGCGCTTAAGGCGCGATTCAACTTTGCCGACCGCGGCGTTCGATTCCTGGATCCCACGATCTATTTCACGTACAATGCCGATGAGCTGACCAGCCAGCTGCGGTCGCTGGCGACCGAGCTTGGGCTGTCCGACCGACAATTGAAGAGAGCGGTTGCGGCCGGTCTGAAAGCATATCGTGCATTTCAGCAGAAATTGTCCGCGGAATCCCAGAAGATTCTGGGCGAACTGAAGCCTGACGAAAAAGTGTTGGTGCTGATAAGCCGCCCATATAATGGGTACGACCGCCGCCTGTCGCTTGACCTGCCGGACAAGATCCGAAATCTGGGCTACAAGGTCATTCCGATGGACTTTCTACCTTTGGGAGATACGCAAGCCAACCTGGGAAACATGTACTGGCGTTATGGACGGCGCATTCTTCTTGCTGCCGATTACATTCGCAAGCACCCCAACCTCTTCGCCGTATATATTTCGTCGTTTGGCTGCGGACCGGATTCCTTCATCACGCACTTCTTCCGAAAGAGCATGCACGGCAAGCCATATCTGCAACTCGAGATCGATGAGCATTCCGCCGACGCCGGACTTATTACGCGCTGCGAGGCGTTCATCGATTCGCTGCGCTACTATGCATTCGAGCCGCCGATCTCAGCTTTTAGCGTGCAGACGGATGCCTTCAGGCCATTTGAGAAGACGATCTACATTCCCAACATGTGCGATCACGCATTTCCGCTCAAGGCCGCGTTCGAGCGGTTCGGCTTGACGGCCGAGGTGATGGAAGAGAGTGATGGGCTCACGCTCGATTACGGCAAGAAATTCACCACCGGCAAGGAATGTTTCCCCTGCGTCACGACTACCGGCGATATGCTCAAGAAGATCCACTCAAATGGTTTTGATCGAAGTCGCTCGGTGTTCTTCATGCCAGGTGCCAACGGTCCTTGCCGGTTCGGACTGTACAGTCAGTTCCACCGGATGGTGCTCGATGACCTGGGATATAACGACATTCCCATTTACTCGCCGAATTCGAAGGATGGCTATGCGCAGTTCGGACTCGATGGCACCTCGTTTCGCACCCTTGCCTGGAAGGGAATGGTGTTCGTGGACTGCCTCCTCAAGGCGCTTCATCTCGTTCGTCCCTATGAAGAGCCGGCGGGTCAGGCAGAGCAGCACTATTTCGAGTTTTTGTCCCGGTTGCAACGGGTCATGGTTCGCGATGAATCGCTCGAAGAGCTGGGGGAGTTCGCGGCGCGCGCTTTCGCTGCGGTCCCTACCCGCATGGAGAGAAGGCCGGTGGTGGGACTGGTAGGGGAGATCTATCTTCGCAACAACCGGTTTTCGAATAACCATCTGGTGGACAAGCTGGAGCGTCTCGGCCTCGAAGTCCGGCTCGCCCCGTTTGCCGAATGGCCGTTATACACGTCGACTACCTATCTTCATGAATCTCTCAGGTCGAGGCATTGGCGAGGGTTAGTACAGAGCCTGCTTCAACTCGGCGTACAAATGCGTCACGAGCACCGTATCATGAAAGCGTTCCGAAAACACCTCCCGATCCCGGTGGACGATTCGGTTGCTACCGTGATGAGACGGGCCTCGCGCTACTTGTCGCTGGATTATAAGGGCGAAGCTGTACTCTCGATCGGCAAGGCGATTGAGATGGTTGAATCCGGCGCCTGCGGTGTTGTCAACGCCATGCCCTTCAATTGCATGCCCGGTACCGTGGTGAGCTCGCTGTCGCGCAATGTGGCCCAGGACCTGGGAAATGTCCCCTGGCTCAATATAAGCTATGAGGGACTTCAGGATTCCGCGGAAGACACCAGGCTGGAAGCTTTTGCGGACCAGGTCAGGTCGTTTGCCATGATTGCTGGTCGTAGCCCCCGGCCGACAGGTCGGGCCGCCCGGCGGGGCAAAGAATCTGTGGTCTCATCCGAAGGCTGA
- the dtd gene encoding D-aminoacyl-tRNA deacylase encodes MRVVIQRTTGVTVRIDDRIFSQTGPGLLVLFGTRTGDTEQSCLALADKLVNLRIFEDAQGKMNLSALDVRAEIMVVSQFTLYADTRKGRRPAFTDAMEPIEAERLYDRFVVAISASGLTTRSGSFGAKMEVAFVNHGPVTILLEHDILQSS; translated from the coding sequence ATGCGAGTGGTGATTCAGCGTACTACCGGAGTGACGGTACGGATCGATGACCGGATATTCAGCCAGACCGGACCTGGTCTGCTGGTCCTCTTCGGAACACGGACCGGTGATACCGAGCAGTCGTGTCTGGCGCTGGCGGACAAATTAGTGAACTTGCGGATATTCGAAGACGCCCAGGGGAAAATGAATCTCTCGGCCCTCGATGTACGAGCGGAGATCATGGTGGTATCGCAGTTCACACTGTACGCGGACACCCGCAAAGGGAGGCGGCCGGCGTTCACCGATGCCATGGAGCCGATTGAGGCGGAAAGGCTATACGATCGATTTGTCGTGGCCATTTCAGCCAGCGGCTTGACCACTCGGTCCGGCTCGTTTGGGGCCAAAATGGAAGTGGCATTCGTAAACCACGGGCCGGTGACAATACTACTTGAGCATGACATACTCCAATCTTCATAG
- a CDS encoding Maf family protein, with translation MTYSNLHRLAQRYRLVLGSGSPRRFELLTELGVRFERIVPDLHESMAPGEHPYHFAKRLAEDKAHEVAIRLNDQSLVIGCDTIVVLGDQVLQKPIDEPDAARILSMLSGNAHVVCSAVALALHNRILESSYELTHVYFNTITASQIQDYIATGEPMDKAGAYGIQGMGAFLVDRIEGNLDTVVGLPRTLLDNLAGRVMSCVSRD, from the coding sequence ATGACATACTCCAATCTTCATAGGCTTGCACAGCGGTATCGGTTGGTGCTGGGCTCAGGTTCTCCCCGGCGATTCGAGTTGCTTACCGAACTCGGTGTCCGCTTTGAGCGAATCGTACCCGACCTGCACGAATCAATGGCCCCCGGAGAGCACCCGTATCATTTCGCCAAGCGGCTGGCCGAAGACAAGGCACACGAGGTGGCGATTCGACTGAACGATCAATCATTGGTCATCGGGTGCGACACGATCGTCGTCCTTGGCGACCAGGTACTTCAGAAACCGATTGACGAACCAGACGCCGCGCGAATCCTGTCGATGCTGTCAGGAAACGCGCACGTGGTCTGTTCGGCCGTGGCACTGGCACTGCACAACCGCATTCTGGAGTCATCGTACGAGCTCACCCACGTGTATTTCAACACGATCACTGCGAGTCAGATCCAAGATTACATTGCGACGGGCGAGCCGATGGACAAGGCCGGCGCCTACGGCATTCAGGGTATGGGGGCTTTTTTAGTTGACAGAATCGAGGGAAACCTTGATACTGTTGTCGGTCTGCCCCGGACGCTGCTGGACAATCTGGCCGGGCGGGTAATGTCCTGTGTGTCAAGAGATTAG
- a CDS encoding RodZ domain-containing protein: MGEVHVKLGMLLKLERERRNLALADLSQELKISETNLQHIEDGNVAALPSELYFNLFGKSYAEALGIDFARTIEAIREDLGEPIEPTNGAMLPADERPRSERKTDGAEPPAETQGKPSVNIGSMVTIILLAIVAILIWIWFAPDKKVMLFEKNRANGLPGREKSASELADSFGRKSTEPANLNLKLIARDRSWATVLTDGDTALATTLKPWREYTVGARDKLVISLQAPLSVDAFVNNRRVDLSDPEKGTVEKVEVTLANLELYIKTPGADTLGADSLGADKPRQTLSETVRLAADSLVANPPLRPPKSETADARRDTVR, from the coding sequence ATGGGCGAAGTACATGTTAAACTGGGAATGCTGCTGAAGCTCGAACGCGAGCGGCGAAACCTTGCTCTGGCCGATCTCTCACAGGAACTGAAAATCTCAGAGACAAATCTCCAGCACATCGAGGACGGCAACGTGGCCGCCCTTCCCAGTGAGTTGTATTTCAATCTGTTCGGCAAGTCGTACGCCGAAGCGCTCGGGATCGATTTCGCGAGAACGATAGAGGCCATCCGCGAGGATCTGGGGGAACCGATTGAGCCGACCAACGGCGCCATGCTGCCGGCCGATGAACGACCGAGATCCGAGCGAAAGACGGATGGCGCCGAGCCACCGGCAGAGACGCAGGGGAAACCGAGCGTGAATATCGGGTCGATGGTGACTATCATACTGCTCGCTATCGTTGCTATCCTGATCTGGATCTGGTTCGCGCCGGACAAAAAGGTGATGTTGTTCGAAAAGAATCGCGCCAACGGTCTTCCGGGCCGAGAGAAATCAGCCTCGGAACTGGCAGACTCGTTCGGCCGCAAAAGCACCGAACCGGCCAACTTGAATCTGAAACTCATTGCCCGCGACCGCTCGTGGGCGACCGTACTGACCGACGGTGACACTGCGCTCGCCACTACGCTCAAACCCTGGCGCGAGTACACGGTCGGCGCTCGCGACAAACTGGTCATTTCACTTCAGGCGCCGTTGTCGGTCGATGCTTTCGTCAATAATCGACGGGTCGACCTGAGCGACCCGGAAAAGGGTACAGTAGAAAAAGTTGAGGTCACACTGGCGAACCTGGAGTTGTACATCAAAACACCGGGCGCCGACACTCTTGGGGCAGATTCGCTCGGCGCCGACAAGCCGCGACAGACGCTGTCCGAAACGGTACGTTTAGCAGCCGATAGTCTGGTCGCCAACCCTCCGCTGCGACCGCCCAAGTCTGAAACCGCCGATGCACGCCGCGACACTGTGAGGTGA
- the smc gene encoding chromosome segregation protein SMC: MYLQRLDILGFKSFANKTTVTFANGVTAIVGPNGCGKTNVLDALRWVLGEQRPTLLRGGKMEEVIFNGTREMKPLGMSEVTLTVVNDRGVLPTEYSEVQITRRLFRSGESEYLLNRVPCRLKDITDLFLDTGMGPHSYSVIQQDMIDSVISDRAEERRLLFEEAAGITKYKQRKKAALRKLEATENDFLRLKDIYAEVKTQTNSLYRQHKKAERYQKIADEIRQWDLYLNSQRLQTIELEKRELKAVCDGLVDQRNGYNTELDGVSAALEADRKELLDIEHELTNVGNQIYTESERAHGLERQISVCKEKRQNAETLMERNTVDIASMSNRVSFLDEQATLTQKELAEQMQSRDTVATQLGEAESAQAEADRQLLTSRTSREAENRRLIELEGKLSSGRTEETNLREQETELATQLVALDRQVTEASPRQQDLLVQHEQRHSLLNELLTRKSEFEQRQNSLTEQIERFADESEEINLEIANLSASIEACEARRNLLAEMMLHYEGHESGLVAAMEVRERWPGVAGTVADQFVPVEGLEIALEAALGSMAGFMICRDRQTAESIVTYLKAENKGRIGILVPDSGTLNPVVRRPEIDAESFLGWLETFVSTDDTLRPLKEAVLSRTAVFKAGADPTTILERLPYGFGAVSTDGVLYSKNVIAGGSDDRFPLFRRKEKVLEQERMISELTTRQQAARDRKNHLVAQLAAARAESSTLASATESLKEEIETAQQGLAELDFQRRTLASEFERWDKERSSLRNRLASIRGRQYNLGLDFSQLAGERESLVSQMSSFAGRLEDCERAATEALERVARLQVAMVEARSKTEQTESRIAHLQEIKRDIEQTLASKRDEISQAQDEIASSVAAIADLEQQLKAAFDTRDELLAEQTRLRYQQSEVNERMAAKEGRAKELRVQRDTFGDKIHQLEMRLTAIDAEIRGICDHVRDEADVDITELSVARPNETISDDAAREHVVNLKEQLKKFGAVNLLALEEYRTTSDREKFLATQLADLTTAKNDLATTITRINETARQMFMQTFDKARENFKSLFVELFSGGEADVRLEDTSDPLESNIEIIARPRGKKLLSITMMSGGERALTAISLLFSLYLVKPSPFCILDEIDAPLDDANCHRFLKIIRKFSEQTQFITITHNKITMEAADNLYGITMEQPGVSKLVAVRFTSGDGAESLVIEESAESPSESEAVPGAATADLPEAIRQRLQSDITVPDDPTS, from the coding sequence GTGTACCTACAGCGACTCGACATACTCGGTTTCAAGTCCTTTGCCAACAAGACGACCGTCACGTTCGCCAATGGCGTAACGGCCATTGTCGGCCCGAACGGTTGCGGCAAGACTAATGTGCTCGATGCGCTTCGCTGGGTCCTTGGGGAGCAGCGCCCGACGCTTCTTCGCGGCGGCAAGATGGAAGAGGTGATTTTCAACGGAACACGCGAGATGAAACCGCTCGGGATGTCCGAAGTCACCCTGACGGTCGTCAACGACCGGGGCGTTCTGCCCACCGAATATTCGGAGGTCCAGATCACCCGCAGACTGTTCCGAAGCGGTGAATCCGAATACCTGCTCAATCGTGTTCCCTGCCGTTTGAAGGACATCACCGACCTGTTCCTCGACACCGGCATGGGGCCGCATTCGTATTCCGTGATCCAACAGGATATGATCGATTCGGTCATCTCCGACCGGGCCGAAGAACGGCGCCTGCTGTTCGAGGAGGCAGCCGGTATCACCAAGTACAAGCAGCGCAAGAAGGCGGCGCTTAGAAAGCTCGAGGCCACCGAAAACGACTTTCTGCGACTCAAGGATATCTACGCCGAAGTCAAGACGCAGACGAACTCGCTCTATCGGCAACACAAGAAGGCCGAGCGGTACCAGAAGATCGCCGACGAGATCCGGCAGTGGGACCTGTACCTCAATTCCCAGCGACTCCAGACTATTGAGTTGGAAAAACGAGAATTGAAAGCCGTCTGCGATGGTCTCGTCGATCAGCGCAACGGATACAATACCGAGCTGGACGGTGTCTCCGCTGCATTGGAAGCGGATCGAAAGGAACTTCTCGATATCGAGCACGAGCTCACCAATGTCGGCAATCAGATTTACACCGAGTCCGAAAGGGCGCACGGTCTGGAACGGCAGATCTCTGTCTGCAAGGAGAAGCGGCAGAACGCCGAAACGCTCATGGAGCGGAACACGGTCGACATTGCGTCGATGTCCAACCGCGTCAGCTTTCTGGACGAGCAGGCAACGCTGACGCAAAAAGAACTGGCCGAGCAGATGCAGTCGCGTGACACTGTCGCCACTCAGCTTGGCGAAGCCGAATCGGCCCAGGCTGAGGCGGACCGCCAGTTGCTGACTTCGAGGACATCGCGCGAGGCTGAGAACCGTCGGCTGATAGAACTCGAAGGAAAACTCTCTTCCGGACGTACCGAAGAGACGAATCTCCGCGAGCAGGAAACCGAACTGGCAACGCAACTGGTGGCTCTGGACCGTCAGGTCACCGAGGCTTCCCCAAGGCAACAGGATCTTCTGGTCCAGCACGAGCAGCGCCACAGCCTGCTCAACGAACTGCTGACTCGTAAGTCGGAATTCGAGCAGCGCCAGAACTCGCTGACCGAGCAGATCGAACGGTTCGCCGATGAAAGCGAGGAGATCAATCTTGAGATCGCGAATCTGAGCGCCTCGATCGAAGCCTGTGAGGCACGCAGGAATCTCCTGGCCGAGATGATGCTCCATTACGAGGGGCATGAATCCGGACTCGTCGCCGCCATGGAGGTCAGGGAACGATGGCCCGGCGTTGCCGGTACCGTGGCCGACCAGTTTGTCCCGGTCGAAGGCCTGGAGATCGCACTGGAAGCGGCTCTTGGCAGCATGGCCGGATTCATGATCTGCCGGGATCGCCAGACCGCGGAGAGCATTGTCACCTATCTCAAAGCTGAGAACAAAGGCAGAATCGGCATCCTCGTGCCGGATTCGGGTACGCTTAACCCGGTGGTCCGGCGTCCCGAGATCGATGCCGAGAGTTTCCTGGGATGGTTGGAGACCTTTGTCAGCACTGATGACACGCTCCGACCGTTGAAAGAGGCGGTCCTCTCGCGCACCGCCGTTTTCAAGGCCGGCGCCGACCCAACGACGATTCTCGAACGTCTCCCCTATGGCTTCGGCGCGGTATCCACCGATGGCGTTCTGTATTCCAAAAATGTAATCGCCGGCGGGTCCGATGACCGGTTCCCTCTCTTTCGGCGCAAAGAGAAAGTGCTGGAGCAGGAGCGGATGATCTCCGAGTTGACTACCCGACAACAAGCTGCCCGCGACAGAAAAAACCATCTGGTAGCACAGTTGGCAGCCGCCAGGGCGGAATCTTCGACGTTGGCTTCCGCTACCGAGAGCTTGAAGGAAGAGATCGAAACGGCACAGCAAGGCCTTGCCGAGCTCGATTTCCAGCGGCGCACGCTGGCCTCCGAGTTCGAGCGGTGGGATAAAGAACGTTCCTCTCTGCGAAACCGCCTGGCGTCCATCCGTGGCCGACAGTACAATCTGGGTCTCGATTTCAGTCAACTCGCCGGTGAACGCGAATCGCTTGTTTCCCAAATGTCCTCATTTGCCGGGCGCCTGGAAGACTGCGAGCGAGCCGCAACCGAGGCACTCGAGCGTGTGGCCCGCCTGCAGGTAGCCATGGTGGAGGCGCGCAGCAAAACAGAGCAGACCGAAAGCCGCATCGCTCACCTGCAGGAGATAAAGCGGGATATCGAGCAGACACTGGCGTCCAAGCGGGATGAGATATCGCAGGCACAGGATGAGATTGCATCCTCGGTCGCGGCCATAGCCGATCTGGAACAGCAGCTCAAGGCAGCATTTGATACGCGCGACGAACTGCTCGCCGAACAGACCCGCCTCCGCTACCAGCAGAGCGAGGTCAATGAACGCATGGCCGCCAAAGAGGGTCGGGCCAAGGAACTGCGGGTGCAGCGGGACACGTTTGGCGATAAGATCCACCAGTTGGAAATGCGTCTGACGGCAATCGACGCTGAGATCAGAGGGATCTGCGATCACGTGCGTGACGAAGCGGATGTCGACATTACCGAGCTGTCGGTTGCTCGCCCGAATGAGACCATTTCCGATGACGCCGCCCGCGAGCACGTCGTGAATCTCAAGGAGCAGCTCAAGAAATTCGGCGCGGTCAATCTCCTCGCCCTGGAAGAGTATCGAACGACCAGCGACCGGGAGAAGTTCCTGGCCACGCAGCTTGCCGATCTCACGACGGCCAAGAATGACCTGGCCACGACGATCACGCGTATCAATGAAACCGCTCGTCAGATGTTCATGCAGACATTCGACAAGGCGCGCGAGAATTTCAAGTCCCTGTTTGTCGAGTTGTTTAGCGGCGGCGAGGCGGATGTCCGGTTGGAAGATACGTCCGACCCCCTCGAATCCAATATCGAGATCATCGCCCGCCCGCGCGGCAAAAAGCTCCTCTCCATCACCATGATGTCCGGCGGCGAGCGGGCATTGACCGCCATTTCGCTGCTGTTTTCCCTCTACCTGGTCAAACCGTCGCCGTTCTGCATTCTCGACGAGATCGATGCGCCGCTTGATGACGCCAACTGTCACCGTTTTCTGAAGATCATCCGCAAGTTCTCCGAACAGACGCAGTTCATAACCATCACCCACAACAAGATCACCATGGAAGCGGCCGACAATCTGTATGGCATCACCATGGAACAGCCGGGCGTATCAAAGCTGGTTGCAGTCCGATTCACATCGGGTGATGGCGCCGAGTCTTTGGTCATCGAAGAGAGCGCGGAGAGCCCGTCTGAATCGGAAGCAGTACCCGGGGCGGCAACGGCCGACCTTCCGGAGGCCATCCGGCAGCGCCTCCAGTCCGATATTACCGTTCCCGATGATCCGACCAGTTGA
- the ftsY gene encoding signal recognition particle-docking protein FtsY has translation MFNPFEKLKQSLVKTKENLLGRISQVVNRRRIDDELLDEIEQILIEADVGVKATMRLIESIRRKAAERNLSDGADIMGLLKEEIAAILSREDGQVFRPSDATPVIWLIVGVNGVGKTTTIGKLATHFASQGKKVIIGACDTFRAAAIEQVAIWAERSGVEIIMTQKGADPAAVAFDAASAARARGADILLVDTAGRLHTKSNLMEELKKIARVVRKAAPDAPVYSKLIIDGNTGQNALAQVRIFTDAVGCDGLIITKLDGTAKGGIVIAIAEELGVPVDFVGVGEGIDDLQRFDSRQFAEALFSS, from the coding sequence ATGTTCAATCCGTTCGAGAAGCTCAAACAGTCGCTGGTCAAAACCAAAGAGAATCTCCTCGGCAGAATCAGCCAGGTGGTGAATCGGCGCCGAATCGACGACGAGCTGCTTGACGAGATCGAGCAGATCCTCATCGAAGCGGACGTCGGCGTGAAGGCCACCATGCGTCTGATCGAAAGCATCAGAAGAAAAGCGGCCGAGCGTAATCTCAGCGATGGCGCCGATATCATGGGGCTGTTGAAGGAAGAGATTGCGGCAATACTCTCTCGCGAAGACGGCCAGGTATTCAGGCCGTCCGATGCCACACCGGTTATCTGGCTCATTGTCGGAGTCAACGGCGTGGGGAAAACGACCACCATCGGCAAGCTGGCTACCCATTTCGCATCACAGGGCAAGAAGGTCATTATCGGGGCGTGCGACACATTTCGAGCTGCCGCTATCGAGCAGGTGGCCATTTGGGCGGAGCGAAGTGGCGTCGAGATCATCATGACACAAAAAGGGGCCGACCCGGCAGCCGTGGCGTTTGATGCGGCCAGTGCCGCACGGGCACGCGGAGCCGACATTCTGCTGGTCGACACCGCGGGACGACTGCACACCAAGAGCAATCTGATGGAAGAGCTCAAGAAGATCGCCCGGGTAGTCCGGAAGGCGGCACCGGATGCGCCGGTATACAGCAAGTTGATCATCGACGGTAACACCGGACAGAATGCGCTGGCGCAAGTGAGGATATTCACCGATGCGGTCGGGTGTGACGGGCTCATAATCACCAAATTGGACGGAACCGCCAAAGGCGGGATCGTGATCGCAATCGCCGAGGAACTCGGCGTTCCAGTCGATTTCGTGGGGGTCGGCGAGGGGATCGACGATCTCCAGCGGTTCGACTCGCGGCAATTCGCAGAGGCTCTGTTTTCATCATGA